One genomic window of Myxocyprinus asiaticus isolate MX2 ecotype Aquarium Trade chromosome 5, UBuf_Myxa_2, whole genome shotgun sequence includes the following:
- the LOC127441549 gene encoding signal-transducing adaptor protein 2-like, translating into MCECLSVPGCAAGDMAAAPPIPRTGSLRAQLPSCYYEGFLEKRGSKEKVARRLWTCLCGNTLYFFNNAKDANYVEKLDLSGFVSLIDDPSRDRNLEAARLNLRMKDGEIKLTAPNLEARELWKGFLYSVVDLVVPTTLTLLPGQLHMLNEVVEKEKMRRKARAASRALSSPLSLPLVGEIPACFRPVSRNEAEVLLERHPDCGNMLLRPGRDGSSLAVTTRQDLNGSVFRHYRVTQKQQGGYIIDVENPIPCPTLHDVINALMEKTAGTLQPFILEEPYEENITFVSSNDENGERTLHCAPAGPISRAPALPPKQVGTDKWTLRSQTRSPSSSPRSFSPSGSPSNSMKRLVLCPSPLSKSLTDELKQKLEKRRTSQE; encoded by the exons ATGTGTGAGTGTCTGTCAGTACCGGGCTGTGCTGCTGGAGACATGGCGGCGGCGCCCCCGATTCCGCGCACCGGGAGCCTGAGAGCACAGCTGCCGTCCTGCTATTACGAGGGATTCCTTGAGAAAAGAGGATCGAAAGAGAAG GTAGCTCGCCGTTTGTGGACCTGTTTATGTGGAAACACGCTGTACTTCTTCAACAATGCTAAGGATGCAAAT TATGTAGAGAAGTTGGATCTGAGTGGGTTTGTTTCGCTGATTGATGATCCAAGTCGTGATAGAAATCTGGAAGCAGCCAGACTGAATCTCCGCATGAAGGATGGAGAGATCAAACTCACC gctccaaatctggaggcacGTGAGCTGTGGAAAGGTTTTCTCTACTCTGTTGTTGAT CTTGTGGTGCCCACCACCCTCACCCTCCTGCCCGGACAGCTGCACATGCTAAATGAAGTGGTGGAGAAAGAGAAAATGCGACGAAAGGCACGTGCAGCATCAAGAGCCCTCTCGTCCCCTCTCTCGCTCCCACTGGTGGGGGAAATACCTGC GTGTTTCAGGCCTGTGTCTCGTAATGAAGCGGAAGTGTTATTAGAAAGACATCCAGACTGTGGAAACATGCTGCTCAGACCAGGCCGGGATGGATCTTCACTCGCTGTCACCACACGGCAAGACCTAAACGG atcagTGTTCAGACATTACAGAGTGACACAGAAGCAGCAGGGTGGTTACATCATCGATGTGGAAAACCCA atcCCCTGTCCCACACTTCATGATGTTATCAATGCTCTCATGGAGAAAACCGCTGGCACTCTTCAGCCTTTTATATTGGAGGAGCCTTATGAGGAGAATATCA CATTTGTGTCATCCAATGATGAGAATGGAGAGAGAACTCTTCACTGTGCACCAGCTGGACCAATCTCTAGAGCTCCTGCCCTGCCTCCTAAACAAG TAGGAACCGACAAATGGACGCTGCGATCGCAGACGAGATCTCCTAGTTCTTCCCCTCGATCATTTTCCCCATCCGGCTCCCCATCCAACTCCATGAAAAGACTGGTTCTGTGTCCCTCACCGCTTTCAAAGA GCCTCACAGATGAGCTCAAACAGAAGCTGGAGAAGAGACGGACCAGTCAAGAGTGA